From a single Deltaproteobacteria bacterium genomic region:
- a CDS encoding DNA adenine methylase, which translates to MRNTSPKKNTEFVSARPFMKWAGGKTQLLPQILSRFPAQFNRYHEPFVGGGAVFFNLHPKQATLSDVNPDLVGAYQAIRDDVDGVIEALKAHRSEEAYFYSVREQQVEMLSTTEAAARIIFLNRTCFNGLYRVNRKGKFNVPFGRYSNPTICNEANLRRVSDALKDVRIKHQSVFEMGRRVRRGDLVYFDPPYDPISKTASFTAYAKGGFGDAEQEQLAEMFARFAGRGVHCVLSNSDTPFIRKLYKGFNIGTVYARRAINSRADRRGPVGEVLVSSC; encoded by the coding sequence ATGCGCAATACATCACCAAAAAAGAATACTGAATTTGTCTCTGCCAGACCCTTTATGAAATGGGCCGGAGGCAAGACACAACTATTACCCCAGATACTGAGCCGCTTCCCAGCGCAGTTCAATCGCTACCACGAGCCCTTTGTCGGAGGAGGCGCTGTCTTTTTTAATCTTCATCCCAAGCAAGCAACGCTCTCGGATGTAAACCCCGACTTAGTGGGTGCCTACCAGGCGATTAGAGATGACGTAGATGGTGTGATTGAGGCCCTTAAGGCGCACCGCTCAGAAGAGGCTTACTTCTATTCTGTTCGTGAACAACAGGTAGAGATGCTTTCAACGACCGAAGCCGCAGCACGTATCATCTTTTTGAATCGAACGTGTTTCAACGGGCTTTACCGCGTAAATCGAAAAGGTAAATTCAACGTGCCGTTTGGCCGTTACAGCAACCCGACGATTTGCAACGAAGCAAACCTTCGCCGTGTATCGGATGCACTGAAGGACGTACGAATTAAGCATCAATCGGTATTTGAGATGGGCCGCCGCGTACGACGTGGTGATTTGGTGTATTTCGATCCGCCATATGACCCGATATCAAAGACCGCTTCTTTTACCGCCTACGCAAAGGGTGGATTTGGAGACGCTGAACAGGAGCAACTGGCCGAAATGTTTGCACGTTTTGCCGGTCGGGGAGTTCATTGTGTACTCTCGAACTCAGATACTCCGTTTATACGAAAGCTCTATAAAGGCTTTAATATCGGGACAGTATACGCCCGTCGCGCTATCAATAGCCGGGCTGACCGTCGTGGTCCTGTAGGCGAAGTACTCGTTTCTTCTTGCTAA
- a CDS encoding DUF218 domain-containing protein has product MFFILKFLVAFSTVATVSWVFVETRGRRRVFDKAMALPGRDVALVLGCAPLLADGRPNRFYEARMDATVAAYEASRCRMILVSGSYGLVTDEPGAMKASLVERGIPEAHIVEDRGGFRTFESMYRARDVYGLKSVLVISQRFHNLRAICIADRLGLPAVALNAMHPGGGSIVRMMAREIVSRFRMMFELYPFVLPRDYGSERAEIELP; this is encoded by the coding sequence ATGTTCTTCATACTTAAATTTTTGGTGGCTTTCTCTACAGTTGCCACGGTGAGCTGGGTGTTTGTGGAAACACGGGGGCGCCGGCGTGTATTTGATAAAGCCATGGCGCTGCCGGGCAGGGACGTAGCACTGGTTTTAGGCTGTGCACCGCTTTTAGCCGATGGACGACCCAATCGTTTTTATGAAGCCCGGATGGATGCGACAGTTGCCGCTTACGAGGCAAGCCGATGCCGAATGATATTGGTAAGTGGGAGCTACGGGCTCGTTACCGATGAACCGGGAGCCATGAAAGCCTCGCTGGTGGAGCGCGGCATACCCGAAGCGCACATCGTTGAAGACCGCGGCGGTTTCCGAACTTTTGAATCGATGTACCGAGCAAGAGATGTTTATGGCCTAAAATCGGTTCTGGTTATTTCGCAGCGCTTTCATAACTTGCGTGCGATTTGCATTGCCGACCGCCTCGGGCTGCCGGCGGTAGCGCTGAATGCCATGCATCCTGGCGGTGGTTCAATCGTTCGAATGATGGCCCGTGAAATCGTTTCAAGGTTTCGAATGATGTTTGAACTTTACCCATTTGTATTGCCCCGTGATTATGGATCTGAGCGCGCCGAAATTGAGTTACCATAA
- a CDS encoding asparaginase: MTKKRIALISTGGTIEKTYCELDGILRNEVNVLDVLLAGLIL; the protein is encoded by the coding sequence ATGACTAAGAAGCGAATTGCCCTGATTTCAACGGGCGGAACCATTGAGAAAACATACTGCGAACTCGATGGAATTCTACGTAACGAGGTTAATGTTCTAGATGTCTTATTGGCCGGGCTTATCTTGC
- a CDS encoding sulfotransferase — MDQKRLIFIISSPRSGSTMLQRMLGSHSAVFTHPEPHLLTPLNYLGYFNTVEKAPYDHINAGQAVRELVEELPRGEEDYLDALRAYTNTIYGRLSETNASQYFLDKTPAYGLVLPFLEKLYPEAHYVVLTRHPMAIHHSVAHSFFDGNYTQAMNDNPIVQDYVPAIGEFLRRKAVDIVRVRYEDLTTNPEAEMKRVAEHIGLEFEPDLVTYGNKNHITKSFGDPMTVHKHDKPVTSSIHTWASDLKARPNDLKVAQELVGGLVEEDLDAWGYPLSEFWEPVGQAAESATARAPMNSYRVKKQVLHVLRRNIHENALGRVIKKVRYYCDVLLRT; from the coding sequence ATGGACCAGAAGCGCTTGATATTCATCATCAGTTCACCTCGATCTGGCTCGACCATGCTCCAACGCATGCTTGGGTCTCACTCAGCTGTTTTCACCCATCCTGAGCCTCACCTCTTAACCCCGCTCAACTACCTGGGTTACTTCAATACTGTAGAGAAGGCCCCTTACGACCACATCAATGCCGGTCAAGCCGTCCGAGAACTGGTTGAAGAATTGCCCCGGGGTGAAGAAGATTATCTGGACGCACTGCGCGCTTACACCAACACAATCTACGGCCGGTTAAGCGAAACCAACGCAAGCCAATACTTCCTAGATAAGACGCCTGCCTATGGATTGGTGCTCCCCTTTCTTGAGAAGCTTTACCCCGAAGCTCACTATGTGGTGCTGACCCGGCATCCGATGGCTATTCATCATTCCGTTGCTCACTCATTCTTTGACGGTAACTACACGCAGGCCATGAACGACAATCCGATTGTCCAAGATTACGTCCCCGCCATTGGGGAGTTCCTACGAAGAAAAGCAGTGGATATTGTGCGGGTTCGATATGAAGACCTGACCACCAACCCGGAAGCCGAAATGAAACGTGTCGCGGAGCATATTGGACTCGAGTTCGAACCCGACCTCGTGACTTACGGCAATAAGAATCACATCACCAAGAGCTTCGGTGACCCAATGACTGTACACAAGCACGACAAGCCGGTGACCAGCTCCATTCACACCTGGGCCTCTGACCTTAAAGCCCGACCAAACGACCTTAAGGTTGCTCAAGAACTTGTCGGTGGCTTAGTAGAAGAAGACCTTGATGCATGGGGATACCCTCTCTCTGAATTTTGGGAACCGGTGGGCCAGGCCGCAGAGTCAGCCACCGCACGCGCACCGATGAACTCCTACCGCGTTAAGAAACAGGTCCTTCACGTCCTTCGCCGTAACATTCACGAAAATGCGCTCGGACGCGTTATCAAAAAAGTACGTTACTACTGCGACGTTCTTTTGAGGACATAA